The Cryomorphaceae bacterium 1068 genome segment GGTCATATGAAGAGTGAAACAGAACCCGCCTCTGCGTATCTTTCCGAGTGGGCAAATGATGAAAGAAAGAACATTACCATCGAAGACCTTTTGTTGATGCAATCGGGTTTGCTAAACGACGACAATACGGAGAATTTATTTTCAGATATCGTCAGCTTGTATATGGGTACGGAAGTAGAGAAAACCGCCCTCAACATACCCCTGGAAAAAGAGCCTGCCACCGTCTTTGAGTACAATAATGCCAATACACAACTATTAGGAATCATACTGGAACGGGCCACGGGACAATCTGTAGAAAGCTATGCTTCGTCAAAACTATGGAAACCCATAGGAGCGGCTAATGCGGGATGGTGGCTCGATCGCGAAGGAGGCATGCCCAGGACTTTTTGCTGCTACTTTGCCCAAGCAGAGGATTGGATGATCCTAGGGCAGTTATTCTTACAGAAGGGATCGTGGAACGGGCAACAAGTAGTCTCTGAAAGCTGGATCAATAAAATGCTGACCCAAAGTTCTTTAGAAAAAGATTATGGCTACCAAATCTGGTTGAATTACGAAGACGGCGGGGCCCGCGAGAAGGAACGAACCACGCCTTTTCTAGCCAAAAACGCCGCGATAGATGGAACACACCACCAGGTGGTATACATTGTACCTGAATTTGAGCTTGTGCTGGTGCGCATTGGCGAAAGGCCTGACGATTGGGACGAGTCGTATATGGTCAATAAAGTGGTCGGAGCTTTGATGGATCCCGATTGATTAAAAGGAACACGATCAACACATCCAAACAAAATGAGGCAGTAATATCTCAATTTCCCTTAAGGAATTGTGGTTAGCAAACTTTTCTTTACGCAGTATGCGCTATTTTCTATCTTGCATTGCCGATAAACCAAAATACCTAGCAATAGCATGTCGAATACTGTTAAAACAAAAAGTGGAGAAAATACCGAACCCAAGATTGTCAAAAGCGACCAAGGGAAAATGCTCAATGTTTTGGGCGACCATCAAAACATCAAATTGACTGGTGAAGACACCGACGGGCAATACACCTTGATAGAACAGTACAACGATCCGGGTATCGGAATTCCGCCCCACGTTCACGAAAATGAGGACGAAGTGTTTCAAGTCCTGGAAGGGGAAGTAGAGATGAGCATTGGCGATCAACTGACGACGCTCCATCCGGGCGATCTGATATTTTGCCCGAAAGGAGTGCCCCATTCTTGGAAAGTAGTGGGAAAAGAAAAGGCCCGAGCTATGCTAAGTATTTTTCCTGCCGGATTGGAAGGAATGTTTGGTGAATTGGCTGCGCTCCCTGCAGGACCACCCGATATGCAAAAGGTGAGTGAGATATGCGGGAAGTACAAGTTGAGGTTTGTTTAGCCGAAGTGGCGTAAATTTTGGAAGTCGGATGATCAGCGCTTAAAATAGACATATGAAAACCCTCTTTTTGCTTTCATTACTGTTCGGATCACTCCATGCCCAAGATGCCCAAACGGGGCCCGATGAATATCTCAACGTGGAGGCCGAATATATCTGCTTACGAATTGCAGAGAGTGAGATCCCGATAGAATCCTTAACAGCGAGGGGGGCAGGCACGTTGCGAGCAAAGCAAGGCCAAGGCTTGGAAGCGGCCAGTGCAGGGATGTACCATATGAAAAAACTCGAGGCAAAAGGCATTGAAGGCTTTGCCTACGACGGGTATGTCAATCTCTACCTCTCTCTACTCTGTCCCGATTACAATCGTCTATTTGCAGTCGAGAATGTGAAATACATAGACGATAAGCTGAAGCATAAACGCTTTGTAGAGCTGCATAACTTCATGCGCGACCTGATGCTGGCAGACAGCACCCAAGAGCTGCAGGATTATATCGCCCCGGCTTTTTGGGGCACCATAGAACCCCTACTCCATTCAGAACGAAGCAACTTACAAGAGTTGCGCTGGACAGGTTCCTTAGAGGTCATAGCCATTATGCGAGAAACGGGACATTTCCGGATACACCTGACCGACATTGATGATACCAATCATATTTTCGGGTTTGACGTCCAATACGGTGCTGACAGAGATTCAAAGATTACCGAGCTCACCCTAAACGAATACACGAAAGAACGCCCCATTCCAAAGGATACCGTTGAGACGGAAGAAGTAGTCCCTTTCGGGTATTAAGGCTGGATAACTCGCATGCCTGCAAAGCATCTGCCTTGGGAGGTTTGTCATCTAGCCGGTAGCAAACTTTCCATGCTTAACAGTACCCGCTTCTCTCCCAACGGCTATTTCTTATCTTGTGATGCCGACCAAAGGCTGAATTAGAAAGGGTTAGG includes the following:
- a CDS encoding serine hydrolase codes for the protein MKKILKYIGGAVLLILVLLGIFIAFNYTLLKRGATYPATNEISNSEWYTPKGIIEGNDATNYVLTDSLSIDPSVLEDISHYAETRNSNALLVLHKGQLQLEHYWNETTKESTSNSMSMAKTITALLIGIAIDEGHMKSETEPASAYLSEWANDERKNITIEDLLLMQSGLLNDDNTENLFSDIVSLYMGTEVEKTALNIPLEKEPATVFEYNNANTQLLGIILERATGQSVESYASSKLWKPIGAANAGWWLDREGGMPRTFCCYFAQAEDWMILGQLFLQKGSWNGQQVVSESWINKMLTQSSLEKDYGYQIWLNYEDGGAREKERTTPFLAKNAAIDGTHHQVVYIVPEFELVLVRIGERPDDWDESYMVNKVVGALMDPD
- a CDS encoding cupin domain-containing protein, with translation MSNTVKTKSGENTEPKIVKSDQGKMLNVLGDHQNIKLTGEDTDGQYTLIEQYNDPGIGIPPHVHENEDEVFQVLEGEVEMSIGDQLTTLHPGDLIFCPKGVPHSWKVVGKEKARAMLSIFPAGLEGMFGELAALPAGPPDMQKVSEICGKYKLRFV